The genomic region GAAAATTTAGATATGAAGGATTAAGTAATTCTTTTCCAAAGTAATTCAGAGGGTTGGGATGGGAGGGGAGTTCACTGAAATGATAGAGAAAATCTGCTTAGAAAATTCTTAGAtcttaaaatgacatttttttttctttcaaaataattcttaaaaggagtggttcttttaaaatgtgtgatATGAAATACATGTATAATGGAAACAGATGTAtaggaaagcacagaaaaaacagaggtgggtgagcacaggcagagaaagTGCAGATGTTTCTGGGTTTTAATTGCTTTGGCTTTCAGTATTGAGTTCTATCTCAGATTTTTTCTATGAACTTAAGACAGCTGGCTTCAACATAGAACTTCATAAGCACAGAGGCATCCGTGTGACAAGTAACTCTAAGCCTTCAGCTTCTGTTTCACAGTTCTTCATCTGTACAGAGGATGAATAGCACCCCTGTGCCTTGCTGGAGTACTGTGAGAGTCTGAGAGCAACTTGGATATGCTTATAACTTGGCTGTATAATTACCAAGGACAATGTGTGTATGAGCAGCCCTGGCAAGGAGGAACAGACACCTGTAACTGTGAagtgccttttttcctttctaactACTTGGAAAGTAACAAATGGAGACCAAAAGAGGAGGTAGGCTTAGAGTAAGAACCCAGAAGTGTATACAAGGAATTACTGTTTTGGCATTACACCCTGCTTGGAATTCCCAGAAGTGCTATGAAGTCAACTACATTTGCACCATTCTGATGCAATGCCTGTAACTACTCCTAGGCTGAAGGTCCtgatttgtgttttctctttgtagGTGTTTTTATGGTCCTTTCTCTCCTGTCAATTGTATATGGTGCCTTACGTTGCAACATCCTGGCTATTAAGATTAAGTATGATGATTATGACATCAGCGTGAAACCAGCTGCCTACCTCTGCATATTCATGTGGAGAAGTCTTGAGATTGCTACACGAGTTACAGTGTTGGTCCTTTTCAGTTCAGTCCTTCAAATCTGGACTCTCCCCGTGGTGCTCGtgaatttcttcagctttttcttctacCCGTGGATTCTCTTCTGGCAAAGCAAGTCTCCATTTCCTGAGAATATAGAGAAGGCATTGAGTAGGGTTGGCACTACCATTGTCTTGTGCCTTCTCACCTTCTTGTATGCTGGCATCAACATGTTCTGCTGGTCAGCTGTGCAGGTGAAGCTCAATGATCCTGACTTAATTAACAAATCCCAAAATTGGTACCGACTGACTGTGTATTACATGCTGCGATTCATCGAGAACGCGTTCCTCCTGCTGATGTGGTACATCTATAAAACTGATATCTACCTGTACGTCTGTGCCCCTTTGCTggtcctgcagctcctgatAGGTTACTGCATGGCTGTCCTCTTCATGTTGGTGTTCTACCAGTTCTGCcacccatgcaaaaagcttttctcctccagtatttctgaagcttttctgtcctgtttcAAGTTCCTCTGCTTTATTTGCAAAGCTCCCCGACCCACTGTACTGACGAACAAGGCAGAGGTAAAACCTCCTGAAAATACTGATGACACATGGAGCAGTAGCAAGACAATTGATTCTCAAAAGGGAAATCCTTATCAAAGTGTTTCTTCCAATGCCTAGTACAACTGGAAGCAAGTAGGTGCCTTTGGAAGGTGTCAGATGACCTGCTGGGAATGTTGTGTATCTTGGGCATTTTGTCTTGTGGATGGGATTTCTTTCTTGCAGGTGTAGCACTGCATGACAACTGACAAGCCTACCCTTGTGGAAAACTTAGTGTATGAGtatgtgtatctgtgtgtgtttgtgtacaGAGAGCAATCATTGTTTGCAGGCTTCTATTTCACAGGTTTTTGCACACGGGTTTATTATCATGTACTTATTTTGAAATCATTATTGGAGATGTCCTTCAGAACCTGGTGTGATACTCATCTTACTCAGGAAATCTGAGAGTGGAAGgacatacattttattttagataGGATGTCTTGATGGCATGCCACCCTAGCATGGAAACGAGCACAGACCTTGACTACATATTGACTGCAGCTCTGGTCTGCTCTGATTTAATTGCAAATGTTTTTACACTCTAATCAGTGTAGTGAGATAATAGTTCCTCTGTGGTATAAGAATTAGACTTCTACAATGCACTGTAGTCTGGGTTGCCAAGAAACAACCAATTAGCCAAAATGTGACTGTTACTGAGAATGGACAGAGGGTTTATTGGCTTTGCACTGTTTTACCCTTCATATTTGCTGCTTGTCAGTAAGGGAATCAGATTTAGCACACTAATTGTGATGTTCTGGAATAGCTCATTTTTCTGACATTATCATTTACCTAATATTTTGTGATGTTCTGGTATTAAGGTGGTGTTCACTTTATACAACttcaggtatttaaaagatgtgtagatagTGTGAGTTAGTCATATAGGTGGTCTCCAGAGCATGTCCTGAGGGAGTAATTCAACCCAACTTAAAATGTCCTCTAAAGCTGGTGATTTGAATCATTCTCTGGAGACCTTCTACTCAGTGTTAACCAAATGCCCTGACAATTAgtttttgacactgtctccctTTCAGATGGCTGAAATTAAGAGATGAGCACTACCCTGATTGGCAGGGGGGTGATAGTACACCAAGCAGGCGACTGAATGACTTCTTATGTGGGGATAGAAGACACTGAGTCCTTTTTGAGGCTGTGATATATTATAGTTAGTTTAATATTGGTAGCTCGAAACCTTTTGACTTTACCTCAGAAGTACCACAGGCTTGAAATCTGAAAGAGGAAATGGAAGTCATTGACTTTTTCTTCTATGCACTATATCACCACAAATAAAAGTGTTTTGGTATTTTGCAAATTGCTGAGGAAGCTCTAGCAGATAAACACCTGAGAGTTTAGTGGAAATACACAAAACcaactgtattttcaaaaactAAATGAAAGCTTTTGGCACTTTGTTTGCTTAGCACCTTGAATTTCTTTTGAGTATTACACATTATGGCTGCAGTGGCAACAAATAATTCAAGACCCAAAGCATCTCGTGACCGGAACCCTGTCATCCATCCTGTTGTCATGGAGGATGTGAAGTTCTTCCACAACATCAGCATCATTGTATTAGAAGTGTCAAGTTTGAATCTGCAGTCATTTATAATGAAATATGTCACATGCAATGCTGCAAAGAGTGAAGctgggttaatttttttctttaccacgCTGTAAATGAATGTCTTCATATATCAGTTTTATAATGGAGTtatggttttttattttgcttaaaatgtttgtgtttggtATGTGTATGTACTTCTTATTAAATTATTGGTGGTTGTTAATGGGTATTTTTGGCCTGAACTTGCCATGGGAATGTACTTCGTCTAGCTGGGAAAGGCACCAAATATCCCTGTTCCAATTTCTCTCTCCGAAGAGCATACTATAGAGAAGTGACTCCTTAAAGACACCATGGTATTTCTCTCGACTTCTTTATTTAGTACCATATAGCTTTTATCTGTATTTCTCTTACTTCTCTAGATGGAGAGtgattcagatttttcttttcttgtttcttttttttttttttttttcagtaatgagATAAAGGAGCAAATGACATTATAAGCCTTGTTTCCAAACCTGTGGAGTTCAGCACACAGGGCCATATTTTCAGGTATTCTTAGCTCGTACTGAGTATCTGACTTTATAGTTGGATACTCATCAGTAATCAGGGGATTATGGTTGTTGTGTATTTACAGGTGTTCCTAGGGCTGAAATGTTagtctttgggaaaaaaaatgttgaaaaggtGGCTTCATGTGTAGAAGTACTTCATATCTAAAGAGAGAGCTTGCCAATCCTAAAAGGAGACTCTGGACAATATAAGTGATGGTGCAGTTGTGATTTTGCCACTTGGAAACAGTGGAATGCTTGTACCACTGTGGAAGAGCTACACAGCCAGGAGTCCAGCATGTACATAGTAAGTACCATATAACTTCACATACCAATGATGAATAGCTACTGTACATGTGTATTTTTAGAGAGTGTGCCATATTACTTCCTATTTTTATACCAATCTCCTAAAGAGCATGCATAGGGAAGTGAATTTAAGTCACTGTTATGAAAGGGGGGtggaaaaagataaatatttgtgtGGTTTATATTACTGTCATGTGGTTTTGCCTTAGTTTTGCAGACTAACCAAATACAATTTAAACACTGGGGACATGAGGGCTGTTGCTTTTGCTGTGCCTCATATCACCACAGTGTGGAGTGCAGGTCACCCAACTGCAGTATTGCTGCTGTACATATGGATTGATCTATTTGTGCTGCCATTACTGGTAGAATGAAGGTGTGAGAGGGActgataggaaaaaaagttttctgttaAGACCTGTGTTTTAAAGGACAAGTTTAGTTTTCTCAAGTTTACTACAATGCTAGGAGAGGTGGGTTTTCTCTGAATAATGACACTCTAGAGAGTGTTGTCATTTCACCCAGGGGCTGCAGTGAGAGAGCAGTATTAGCTACAAAGGATAGATCTGTAGGAACGACAGATCTCTGCGAGCTTACTCTGGTTTTACTCTCCTCTGTGAATCTTAGACACATATGTGTTCAATGGAAGGTGTAGAAACTCTTTTTCTATTAGAAACTCCGCTCACTTAAGTAGTCCTTAGTCAAGCAAAGGGTTGTTCAAATGATTATTCAAATGTAGAAAAGTATGCAACAGGTTTTCTTTTACACTTGTAAACCAGCACAAATTAGTCTGTAAACATTCTGTTAAGTTGTGGTGGTATGAGTTCTCTGTCCTTCACTTTCTAAAATTCAAGGTGAAGGTTATATAGCACACTGCCATCTGTTACCATGCAGTGGAAGAAATCTTTTCAAGCAGATCTGACAGAAGATTGATTTGAGAGTTCCTTACCTCCAATCAGTGCTTTCAGTGCTGTTTAGCGTGTTGGTGTCTCAGCAGAAGTTGAGGAGACCAGtgttaaacagaaaaaagatcAGTATAGGTTACTTATTATCAGAATGAGAATAATTAGTTAGTTTACATTGGGaatcagagaaataatttcctcatACAGGATCTCCTACATTTTTTCTGCACCCTTATTTCATGCTTGCCTGGATTTACCACATGCTTGTCTCTGACCTTGTGAACAGCCAGCAAAATCCATGCTGAGGACTATTGTGGAGGCACATGAATGCATGACACCTTCAACCCATTTGAGTGTTCGCAAATTTATGTATTTGTCCACATgaaatatatgtgtattttataaatacagGTGTAAATAGATTAAGAAATTGTAATTTCTTACAATTTCATTGTAAGACATTGTAATGTGTGCACATCACTGAAATgagcagtgagaaaaaaattttagaaatcCTTCTGAAACAAATGGTATTTCTGAGGGATCAGTGTTGAGACCAGTACTGTTTAACAGATTTGTTGACATCATGGACAGTGGGATCgagtgcatcctcagcaagtttgctgattacaccaagctgtgtggaaGTGTGGTTCCCTccaacatgctggagggaagggatgccatccagagggaccttgacaggcttgagggGTGGGCCTGTGTCAACCACATGACGTTCAACAGGGTTGTTACCgtccgaggtaacattaaaatttatttttgttttggatccatgaaacaaagtccaactgtaGCATGGACAGCAtcatatatacccctgagtgccttttgttcccaaggggcagctgtcagtcagctggcacagcagccaggggcactggcatcagagccatagcagacaggctgcctggagggggggcttccagcacacagctcttatctctttccaggccACTCCCCACTCCATCCCAGCCCCCTCTGCCAGgtccatcagcatcagtacaaccaaggtggcttcctccaccctggccagggtaatcgTTCCTGGGGGGacgtcccagcattgaaggccctcagaaaaggggagaaatcTCCACCCAGTAGTTCTTATTTCTTTCcgggtgtcaccccctgctcagctctggtcaggccaggtcctccaccctagccacggctattcactttaaaattgctcttttgagacaatttcaacTCAGTGAGATCAGATCCACATAAGGGCCAAGTGCAAGGACCTGCATCTGGGCCATGCCAATCCCAAACATAAACCCAGGTTGGGTAGAGAGTGGATTAAATACCACACttttggttgatgagaagcttgACGTGAGCCGGCAACGTGCACTTGCAGCCAtagcctgggctgcatcaaaagaagcgtggccagcaggccaagggaggtgattctccccctctgctccactcttgTAAGACCCTACCTGGAGTacagtgtccagttctggagcccccaacacaggaagaacatggagctgttggaacaGGTCTAGAGGAAGGCCATGAAGATGACCATAGGGCAGGGCACCTCCCTTgtgtgaagccaggctgagggagtcGGTGTTGCTCCaccaggagaagagaaggctctgggaggaccttatagtggctttccagcacctgaagagagcctacaagaaagctggggagggagttttTACAAGGGTATGCAGCGGTAGTACAAGGGAACATCGTGATTCCGTGATTGTGTTAATCACAGAGACACATCTACCACCACCAATGGGcttggccttggccagaggtGGGGCTGGATTTCGAGTCagaggagcttccagcagcttctcacaggagccaccttTGTGACCTCTTCCCCTGCTACCAAAATCATGCCACACCAGCCCAATAAATCAACATGAGTGTCTCTATTCAGGTATGGAAATTTTGCCTTTCAGATGCGAAATTTGGAT from Heliangelus exortis chromosome 1, bHelExo1.hap1, whole genome shotgun sequence harbors:
- the XK gene encoding endoplasmic reticulum membrane adapter protein XK, which produces MKFPGSVLVSLVLFVAETAAALCLSGAYRAAGDRMWQWLTLLFALLPCALVQLSLVFIHRDVSRDRPLVLLLHLLQLGPLVRCVEVFYIYFHAGRVEEPYVSITKKRQMPKDGYSEEIEKEVGQAEGKLCTHRSAFSRASVIQAFLGSAPQLTLQLYICVLQQEITAARSVFMVLSLLSIVYGALRCNILAIKIKYDDYDISVKPAAYLCIFMWRSLEIATRVTVLVLFSSVLQIWTLPVVLVNFFSFFFYPWILFWQSKSPFPENIEKALSRVGTTIVLCLLTFLYAGINMFCWSAVQVKLNDPDLINKSQNWYRLTVYYMLRFIENAFLLLMWYIYKTDIYLYVCAPLLVLQLLIGYCMAVLFMLVFYQFCHPCKKLFSSSISEAFLSCFKFLCFICKAPRPTVLTNKAEVKPPENTDDTWSSSKTIDSQKGNPYQSVSSNA